Below is a window of Nocardia asteroides DNA.
GGCTCGCACGAGCAGTACCGGCACTTCCAGCGCCGCCGCGGCCTGCCCGAGCTGGGGAATCCCGCCGAGGATGTCCTCGACGATCTCGACGTACGAACCGAAATCAGGTGCCCCGGAGAGGAATTCGCGAACGCGGGTGGGATTCATGGTCGGGACGACGTCCACCAGCACCAGACCGGCGACCCGCGCGCACACCTCGGCATCGGCGAGGGCGGCGAGCGCGGCCAACCCGCCCAGCGACGCGCCGACGACGACACAGCCGGGCGGTTCGTCGCGGATCATCGCGGCGATGTCGGCCGCGCAGGTCGTCACCGACCGCGCGGAACCTCCGCTGTCTCCATGTCCGCGCAGGTCGAAGGCGACGCACCGACAGCCCTCGGCGACCAGCCCACCGACCACCGGTTCCCAGACCCGGCTCCGCTCACCCCCGGCGTGCAGCAACAGGACAGTCGACCCGACACCCACCGACCACCCGCGCAGGACTGTTCCGTCGGGGCGTACGAGCTGGTGCCGACCGGGATTCAGCGGATCACGCACGCGACCTCCTCCGTACACGCCATGCCGGACGACCACCTCGGCGCCGGACCTCAGCCCTGGAGTGCCGCGATCAGTGCCGGGCTCAGAGCCAGGGCCGGGAGCGATTCCACCAGCAGATCCACCAATTGTTCTCGGGAGATGGGCTTTTCGGCCATCCAGGTGAGGATTGTCTCCTCGACGAAGGCGATCCAGCCGCGGACGGTCAGCGTCAGGCGGGCCAGGTCGGGGTCGTCGGGAGGGAGGGGGAGTTCGCCGACGATGAGATCGGCGATGGCGCCGCGGGTTTCGTCGACGTAGCCGACCACGGCGGGGGCCACGCTGGCCGGGCCGCGCAGCACCGCGCGGTAGGAGGCGGAGTGCTCGGTGGCGTAGTCGACGAACCGCTCGATCGAGTCGCGCAGCATGTCGAACAGCGACAGGTCCCGGTTGGGGGTGACGGCGGCGAAGAACTCCGCGCTCACGTGCCGGGCGATGGCCTCGTGGAACTCCTGCTTCGAGGCGAAGTAGTGGAACAGCAGCCCGCGCGAGATGCCCGCTTGCTTGGCGATGTCGTCGACCGCGATGTCCTCGAGCGACCGATCGGCCAGCATCTCGGCGCCGAGGGTGATCAGCTGCAGCCGACGTTCCTCGGGACTGAGACGCACCCGCTTGGCCGCTCCCGCACTCCTGATAGTCACGTAGCTCATCCTAACGCTACTGAATCTGATTCAATAGCTGTTGACTCCCGCTCAATAGGAAAGTAGTCTGGGTTACATGAGTCGCAAGGTTACAGACAAAGTTGTCACCGACCGCGCCCCCCGCCACGTCCGGACGATCATCGTCGGCAGCGGGTTCGCGGGCCTGGGTATGGCCATCCGGCTGCATCAGCAGGGCCGCGACGATTTCCTCGTCCTCGAGCGCGGCAGCGATGTCGGCGGCACCTGGCGGGACAACACCTACCCCGGCGCCGCGTGCGACGTGCCCTCGCACCTGTACTCGTACTCGTTCGCGCTGAACCCCGACTGGTCGCGCTCGTTCTCCAAGCAGGGCGAGATCCAGGCCTACATCCGCGGCGTCGCCGAGAAGAACAACGTGCTCGACAAGCACCTGTTCGACTGCGACGTGCTGGGGATGCGCTGGAACGCCGAGACCGCGCGCTGGGACATCACCACCAGCAAGGGCGACTTCACCGCCGACACCGTGGTCTCCGCCGTCGGCGCCCTGTGTGAGCCGTCGCTGCCCGACATCAAGGGCATCAACGAGTTCGAGGGCGAGATCTTCCACTCGGCCCGCTGGGATCACGACGTGGAACTCGCCGGCAAGCGGGTCGCGGTGATCGGCACCGGCGCCTCGGCCATCCAGATCGTGCCCGCCATCGCGGACAAGGTCGCCCACCTCGACCTCTACCAGCGCACCGCGCCGTGGCTGCTGCCGCGCATGGACCGCCCGTACTTCCTGCCGGAACGCCTGGCGTTCAAGTACATTCCCGGCGTGCAGCGCCTGTCCCGCGCGGCCATCTACGCCGCCCGCGAGACCCAGGTCGTCGGCCTGGCCAAGTACCCCGCGCTGATGAAGATCTTCGAGACCATCTCCCGCGCCAAGCTGCTGGCCGAGGTCCGCGACCCGGTCAAGCGCGCCAAGGTCACCCCGAACTACCGCATCGGCTGCAAGCGCATGCTGATCTCGAACGAGTACTACCCGGCGATCGACCGCGACAACGTCGAGGTGATCACCGAGGGCATCACCGAGGTCAAGCCCGGTTCGATCGTCACCAAGGACGGCACCGAGCGCGAGATCGACGCCCTGATCGTGGCCACCGGCTTCCACGTCACCGACTCCCCCGCCTTCGAGACCATCGTCGGCCGGACCGGGCAGACCCTGTCCGAGCAGTTCGACGAGGTCGGCCAGCGCGGCTACAAGGGCTCGACCATCGAGAACTTCCCGAACATGTTCTTCCTGCTCGGCCCGAACGTGGGCCTGGGCCACACCTCGATGGTGTTCATGATCGAGTCGCAGATCAACTACGTCGCCGACGCCCTGGCCACCATCGACAAGCAGGGCCTGCGCACCGTGGAGGTCCGTCAGGACGCGGTCCGCGAGTACAACGCCGAACTGCAGGCGAAGATGGCCGACAGCGTCTGGATGAACGGCGGCTGTGCCAGCTGGTACCTGGACAAGCACGGCAACAACACCACGCTGTGGCCCGATTTCACCTTCCAGTTCCGTAGGCTGACCAAGAATTTCGATGTCGCTGCCTACGACACGACTTCTTCGACCGACTCCGACACCGAACTGAAAGTGGTGGCAGCACAGTGAGCAATGATGCTTACTTCACGAACAAAGTCTGTGTGATCACGGGCGCGGGCTCCGGCATCGGCCGGGCGCTGGCCGAGAACCTGGCCCGGCGCGGCGCCAAGCTGGCGCTGTCCGACATCGACGCCGAGGGCCTGGCCGAGACCGTGCGCATCGTCGAGGGCCTCGGCGCGCAGGTCAAGTCCGACCGGCTCAACGTGGCCGAGCGCGAGGCGTTCCTGGTCTACGCCGACTCGGTGAAGGCGCACTTCGGCGTCGTGCACCAGATCTACAACAACGCCGGTATCGCCTACCACGGTGACGTGGTCAAGACCGACTTCAAAGACATCGAACGCATCATGGATGTCGATTTCTGGGGCGTCGTCAACGGCACCAAGGCGTTCCTGCCGATGCTGATCGAGTCCGGCGACGGCCACGTGGTCAACGTGTCGAGCCTGTTCGGCCTGGTCACCGTGCCCGGCCAGGCGGCCTACAACTCGGCCAAGTTCGCGGTGCGCGGCTTCACCGAGGCGCTGTACCAGGAGATGAAGATCTCCAAGTCGCCGGTCAAGGTCACCTGCGTGCACCCCGGCGGCATCAAGACCGCGGTGGCCCGCAACGCCACCTACGCCGAGGGCATCGACGGCAAGAACACCGCCTCGCTGTTCGACAAGTACCTGGCGATCCACAGCCCGGAGATGGCCGCGCAGACCATCACCGAGGGTGTGCGCAAGGGTCACGCGCGCGTGCTGATCGGCTGGGAGGCCAAGGTGCTCGACGTGAGCGTGCGCTTCCTGGCCTCGGGCTACAACCGGATCTCGGCCGTGGTCAACGGCCGTTTCATGCCGCACTGACGCGACTAGGAAACGCCATGCGCGAGTTCACCATTCCGCTGCCGATCGTCCGCGCCGTGCTCGACCCGGTCTTCCGGGTGACGCTCAACGCGCGGCTGCCGGTGACGGTGCAGCGCGCTCTGCTCGACGTGGCCTCCCGGCTGCAGCTGATGCCCGACGGTTCGGTCGTGCAGCATCTGCAGCTGGGCGGCCGCCCGGCCGAGCGGGTCATCGCCGAGGCCGCGATGCCCGGTTCACGGACCGGGGCGGTCCCGCCGGAGCGCGCCGCGGGCGCGATCCTGTACCTGCACGGCGGCGGGTATGTCGTCGGCTCGCTGGCCACCCACCGCTCGTTGGTCGCGCGGCTGGCCAGGGACAGTTCCTGCGCGGTGTACTCGCTGGACTACCGGCTCGCGCCGGAACACCCGTTCCCGGCCGGCCTGGACGACGCCGAGACGGCGTTCCTCGACCTGGTCGGGAACGTGGGCTACCGGCCCGACCAGATCTGCGTGGCCGGTGACTCGGCGGGCGGCGGGCTGGCGCTGGCGCTGGCCCAGCGGCTGATCGAGCGTCACCAGATGACGCCCGCCGCGCTCGGCCTCATCGCGCCCTGGGTCGACCCCACCCAGGTGCCGAGCCGCAGCCGCGACCTGGTGATCAACCGGGCGTGGTCGCAGGCGTGCGCCGCTTACTACCTCGGCGACGGCGCCGCAACCGAAGCGGGCTACGCCCCGCTCGCCGGAAACCTGATCGGGCTGCCTCCCACCTATGTGCAGGCCGATGTGAGCGAACTGTTACACGATCAGTGCTGCCAGCTGGTTTCCGCCCTGCGTGGCGCGGGCGTGCACGTCCGCTTCACCGAAACCCGCGGCCTGTGGCATGTCGCGCAACTGCAGGCCGCGCTGGTCACCGAGGCAGCGTTGGCCCTCAGCGAACTCGCAGAATTCCTGCGAGAGGCAATCCAGCCAGTATCGATCGACGATTTACGATAAGTCCTGGTGACAGGATTTTCGGACGGCGATATCGCGGCCCGGCCGAACGTGTCGTAGATTACTGGCGAGTAGAACCCACTGGAAGGGCACTGATGCGAGAGTTCGAAGTTCCGGCTTCCTACACCATCCCGGACGATGCGAACAATTCCGACAACGTCTTCCGCTTCGCCGCGGAGACGCCGAACACGGTCTTGTTCAACGTCCCGAACGGCAGCGGCGGCTGGAACGACGTCACGGCGAAGCAGTTCGAGAAGGCCGTTATCGGCGTCGCCAAGGGCCTGATCGCCTCCGGCATCGAACTCGGCGACCGTGTCGCCATCATGGCAGCCACCCGCTACGAGTGGACGCTGCTGGACTTCGCGATCTGGGCCGCCGGTGGCGTGACCGTCGCGATCTACGACAGCTCGGCCGCCGAGCAGGCCAAGTGGATCCTGCAGGACTCCGAGACCAAGCTGCTGGTCGTCGAGAACGACAAGCACCGCGCCACGATCGAGGAGATCGAGGCCGGTTCGCTGCCCGCGCTGGCCGAGACCCTGCAGATCGACAAGGGCGCGGTCGACCAGCTCACCGAGCGTGGCGCCGACCTCGACGACGCCGTCGTGCACGAGCGTCGCAAGCAGGTCGGCGCGGCCTCGCCGGCCACCCTGATCTACACCTCGGGCACCACCGGCAAGCCCAAGGGCGTGCAGCTGACCCACGCGAACCTCTACGCGGAGTCGCGCTCGGGCGGCATCGAGCTGTCCGCCTTCGTCTCCGAGGGCCAGAAGACGCTGCTGTTCCTGCCGCTGGCGCACGTGTTCGCCCGCGCGGTCGCGCTGATCGCCTTCGACTCCAAGGTGACCATCCGGCACAGCTCGGACTGGACGACCCTGGTGGAGCAGTTCGGCGAGTTCAAGCCGGACTTCATCCTCTCGGTCCCGCGCGTGTTCGAGAAGGTCTACAACTCGGCCAAGCAGAAGGCGCACGACGGCGGCAAGGGCAAGATCTTCGACGCCGCCGCCGAGACGGCCATCGCCTACAGCGAGGCGCTCGAAAAGGGCGGCCCCGACCTGATCCTGAAGCTGAAGCACTTCGTCTTCGACAAGCTGGTCTACAGCAAGCTGCGCGCCGCGCTCGGTGGTCAGTGCCTGGCCGCCGTGTCCGGTGGCGGCCCGCTGGGCGCGCGCCTCGGTCACTTCTTCCGTGGCGTCGGCGTCACCATCTACGAGGGCTACGGCCTGACCGAGACCACCGCCGCGTTCAGCGTGAACACCCCGCAGTTCATCCGGGTCGGTTCGGTGGGTCGCCCGATCCAGGGCCACGCGGCCAAGATCGCCGAGGACGGCGAGCTGCTGCTCAAGGGCTCGGTCGTGTTCGACGGCTACTGGGGCAACCCGGAGGCCACCGCCGAGTCCTTCGAGGACGGCTGGTTCAAGACCGGTGACCTGGGCGCCATCGACGCCGACGGCTTCATCACCATCACCGGCCGCAAGAAGGAAATCCTGGTCACCGCGGGCGGCAAGAACGTCTCCCCCGCCGTGCTCGAGGACTCCCTGCGCGCGCACCCGCTGATCAGCCAGGTCATGGTGGTCGGTGACGGTCAGCCGTTCATCGGCGCCCTGATCACCCTCGACCCGGAGGCCCTGCCGGGCTGGAAGGATCGCAACGGCGTCGCCGCCGACACCGCGATCGAGACCCTGATCGAGAACCCGACGCTGGTCGCCGAGGTGCAGGCCGCGGTCGACGAGACCAACAAGAAGGTCTCCAAGGCCGAGGCGATCAAGAAGATCCGCATCCTCCCGGTCGACTGGACCCAGGAGGGTGGCGAGCTCACCCCGAAGATGTCGCTCAAGCGCGCTGTCGTCATGAAGCAGTACGCGTCCGAGGTCGACAAGATCTACAGCTGAGATACGCCGTGAAACGGCCGGTTGCCCTGGGCAACCGGCCGTTTCGCGTTTTCCTGGACGATCAGGCGAGGACGCGGGCCGAGCGTTCGCGCAGGACGCGAGTGGCGGCGAGGGCCAGCGCCAGGTCGGCGACGATTTCGAACAGTGCCGCGAACCAGGAGAAGCCGGTGACCTTCGCCCGCGGCGGGGCGGCGATGAAGCTGTCGCTGAGCGGGCCGAACCAGTCCGGGAGCAGGTGGACGACGAAGAAGCCCGCCGCGCTGGCGTAGCCGACGACGGCGGCGGCGAGCGGGGCCGACGGGTTGCGCCGGAACACCAGGTAGACGACGAGCAGAGCGGCCAGCAGTTGCAGGGTGCCCAGCGCGTTGACGAGGGCGGAGGTGACCTCCATGCCGCGGCGCATGTGGTCGGCGCCGTGGACCAGGAGGGCGACGGCGAAGACGCCGGTCGCGCGGCGGAGTGCGGTGTCGGATGGAGTGGTCTCGGGCATGGGAGCCTCCTGCCGAGGACGGATTCAGTTCTACTACACAGTGTAGTTTTCAGTCGGTGGTGCGCGCAGCTGTTTCGCCGCGCCCGACGTAGGCTCGCTGTATGGCGTTGTTGCGGGTGGTGGCCGGGATCGTCGCGGCCGCGCTGGTGCTCGGGGTGGCCGAGCTGGTCGCGGTGTTCACCGGTGCGGGCAGCGCGCCCGCCTACGCGCTCGGCGCGACGGTCGTCGACCATACCCCGGACGGGATCCGGGAGTGGGCGATCCAGACCTTCGGCACGAACGACAAAGCCGTGCTGTTCGTGTGCATGGGCGTGGTGGCGGTGGTGGTCGCCGGGCTGGCCGGCGCGCTGGAGCGGGTCGGGCGGCCGGTCGGGTCGATCGTCTTCGGGATCTTCGGGGTGGTGGCGGCCGTCGTCGGGGCGGGCCGGGTCGATGGGATCGGTGGTGCGCTGCCCGCGCTGATCGGCACCGCCGCAGGGATTCTCGCGCTGCGTGCGCTCACCCGCCGGATCGATGCGGAGGTGGCCGCCGGTGCGGCTCCGGCACGCGGCCCCGCTGCGGACAGCTCCGCCGCTGACTCAGCCGCCGACGATACCGCCGACACCGGCCCGGTCCGAGACATCCACGCCGACGTCGAGTCCGGACGCGACGCGCTCGCAGACCTCGATCCGGCGAGCACCCACGAGCCGGCAACGAGCACGGCGGCCACCGACACGGCGAGCACCGCCGGGTTACGCGGGCCGGCTCGGCCGGGCGAGCCGGAAACGAGCACGGCGGCCGCCGACACGGCGAGCACCGGCCGCCGCCGAGTCCTCGGCGGGATCGCGGCGACAGGCGTTTTCGCGATCGGTGCGGGCCTGGCCGGACGTTTGCTCGGCGGCGCCAGGACCGATGTGTCGGCCGAACGGGCGACGGTCGCACTCCCCCGCCCGGTGGCGCCGCTGCCCGCGTTGCCCGCCGAGGCCGACCTGCCGGTGCCCGGCCTCACCCCGTTTCTCACGCCCAACAGCGACTTCTACCGGATCGACACCGCGCTGGTCGTTCCCCAGCTGTCCACCGACGCGTGGGAACTGCGCATCCACGGCCTGGTCGCGCGCGAAATCCGGCTCACCTGGGACGATCTCGCGCGGCGGACCCCGGTGGAGCGGCTGGTGACGCTGGCGTGCGTGTCCAATCCGGTGAACGGCGACCTGATCGGCAATGCCCCCTGGCTCGGCTACCGCCTCGACGAACTGCTCGCCGAGGCGGGCCCGCTGCCCGAGGCCGACATGGTGCTCTCGCGCAGCACCGACGGCTGGACCGCGGGCACCCCGCTGAGCGCGCTCACCGACGGCCGCGACGCGCTGCTGGCCATCGGCATGAACGGCGAGCCGCTGCCGATTCGGCACGGGTATCCGGCGCGCCTGGTGGTGCCGGGTCTCTACGGCTACGTCTCGGCCACCAAGTGGGTCACCGAACTCGAGGTGACCCGATTCGACCGGGCCACCGCCTATTGGACCCGGCGCGGCTGGTCGGCGCTGGGCCCGATCAAGACCGGCACGCGCATCGACACCCCGCGCGGGCGCGGCCGGATTCCACCGGG
It encodes the following:
- a CDS encoding alpha/beta fold hydrolase, producing the protein MRDPLNPGRHQLVRPDGTVLRGWSVGVGSTVLLLHAGGERSRVWEPVVGGLVAEGCRCVAFDLRGHGDSGGSARSVTTCAADIAAMIRDEPPGCVVVGASLGGLAALAALADAEVCARVAGLVLVDVVPTMNPTRVREFLSGAPDFGSYVEIVEDILGGIPQLGQAAAALEVPVLLVRAGERTPVTEDYVDEFVRLVPHVAVHRIAGAGHLVARERPGELAEAIAGWLSTALSRG
- a CDS encoding TetR/AcrR family transcriptional regulator; its protein translation is MSYVTIRSAGAAKRVRLSPEERRLQLITLGAEMLADRSLEDIAVDDIAKQAGISRGLLFHYFASKQEFHEAIARHVSAEFFAAVTPNRDLSLFDMLRDSIERFVDYATEHSASYRAVLRGPASVAPAVVGYVDETRGAIADLIVGELPLPPDDPDLARLTLTVRGWIAFVEETILTWMAEKPISREQLVDLLVESLPALALSPALIAALQG
- a CDS encoding flavin-containing monooxygenase; its protein translation is MSRKVTDKVVTDRAPRHVRTIIVGSGFAGLGMAIRLHQQGRDDFLVLERGSDVGGTWRDNTYPGAACDVPSHLYSYSFALNPDWSRSFSKQGEIQAYIRGVAEKNNVLDKHLFDCDVLGMRWNAETARWDITTSKGDFTADTVVSAVGALCEPSLPDIKGINEFEGEIFHSARWDHDVELAGKRVAVIGTGASAIQIVPAIADKVAHLDLYQRTAPWLLPRMDRPYFLPERLAFKYIPGVQRLSRAAIYAARETQVVGLAKYPALMKIFETISRAKLLAEVRDPVKRAKVTPNYRIGCKRMLISNEYYPAIDRDNVEVITEGITEVKPGSIVTKDGTEREIDALIVATGFHVTDSPAFETIVGRTGQTLSEQFDEVGQRGYKGSTIENFPNMFFLLGPNVGLGHTSMVFMIESQINYVADALATIDKQGLRTVEVRQDAVREYNAELQAKMADSVWMNGGCASWYLDKHGNNTTLWPDFTFQFRRLTKNFDVAAYDTTSSTDSDTELKVVAAQ
- a CDS encoding SDR family NAD(P)-dependent oxidoreductase, with amino-acid sequence MSNDAYFTNKVCVITGAGSGIGRALAENLARRGAKLALSDIDAEGLAETVRIVEGLGAQVKSDRLNVAEREAFLVYADSVKAHFGVVHQIYNNAGIAYHGDVVKTDFKDIERIMDVDFWGVVNGTKAFLPMLIESGDGHVVNVSSLFGLVTVPGQAAYNSAKFAVRGFTEALYQEMKISKSPVKVTCVHPGGIKTAVARNATYAEGIDGKNTASLFDKYLAIHSPEMAAQTITEGVRKGHARVLIGWEAKVLDVSVRFLASGYNRISAVVNGRFMPH
- a CDS encoding alpha/beta hydrolase; amino-acid sequence: MREFTIPLPIVRAVLDPVFRVTLNARLPVTVQRALLDVASRLQLMPDGSVVQHLQLGGRPAERVIAEAAMPGSRTGAVPPERAAGAILYLHGGGYVVGSLATHRSLVARLARDSSCAVYSLDYRLAPEHPFPAGLDDAETAFLDLVGNVGYRPDQICVAGDSAGGGLALALAQRLIERHQMTPAALGLIAPWVDPTQVPSRSRDLVINRAWSQACAAYYLGDGAATEAGYAPLAGNLIGLPPTYVQADVSELLHDQCCQLVSALRGAGVHVRFTETRGLWHVAQLQAALVTEAALALSELAEFLREAIQPVSIDDLR
- a CDS encoding AMP-dependent synthetase/ligase, with translation MREFEVPASYTIPDDANNSDNVFRFAAETPNTVLFNVPNGSGGWNDVTAKQFEKAVIGVAKGLIASGIELGDRVAIMAATRYEWTLLDFAIWAAGGVTVAIYDSSAAEQAKWILQDSETKLLVVENDKHRATIEEIEAGSLPALAETLQIDKGAVDQLTERGADLDDAVVHERRKQVGAASPATLIYTSGTTGKPKGVQLTHANLYAESRSGGIELSAFVSEGQKTLLFLPLAHVFARAVALIAFDSKVTIRHSSDWTTLVEQFGEFKPDFILSVPRVFEKVYNSAKQKAHDGGKGKIFDAAAETAIAYSEALEKGGPDLILKLKHFVFDKLVYSKLRAALGGQCLAAVSGGGPLGARLGHFFRGVGVTIYEGYGLTETTAAFSVNTPQFIRVGSVGRPIQGHAAKIAEDGELLLKGSVVFDGYWGNPEATAESFEDGWFKTGDLGAIDADGFITITGRKKEILVTAGGKNVSPAVLEDSLRAHPLISQVMVVGDGQPFIGALITLDPEALPGWKDRNGVAADTAIETLIENPTLVAEVQAAVDETNKKVSKAEAIKKIRILPVDWTQEGGELTPKMSLKRAVVMKQYASEVDKIYS
- a CDS encoding molybdopterin-dependent oxidoreductase, which encodes MALLRVVAGIVAAALVLGVAELVAVFTGAGSAPAYALGATVVDHTPDGIREWAIQTFGTNDKAVLFVCMGVVAVVVAGLAGALERVGRPVGSIVFGIFGVVAAVVGAGRVDGIGGALPALIGTAAGILALRALTRRIDAEVAAGAAPARGPAADSSAADSAADDTADTGPVRDIHADVESGRDALADLDPASTHEPATSTAATDTASTAGLRGPARPGEPETSTAAADTASTGRRRVLGGIAATGVFAIGAGLAGRLLGGARTDVSAERATVALPRPVAPLPALPAEADLPVPGLTPFLTPNSDFYRIDTALVVPQLSTDAWELRIHGLVAREIRLTWDDLARRTPVERLVTLACVSNPVNGDLIGNAPWLGYRLDELLAEAGPLPEADMVLSRSTDGWTAGTPLSALTDGRDALLAIGMNGEPLPIRHGYPARLVVPGLYGYVSATKWVTELEVTRFDRATAYWTRRGWSALGPIKTGTRIDTPRGRGRIPPGRTTIAGVAWAQHRGITGVEVQIDDGPWRAARLSTEVTVDTWRQWVYDWDATSGQHTLRARALDETGTPQTAVQQDVVPDGATGYPTLTLQVA